The genome window TCCTTTATTATCCAGCGATGCCTTTTATTTCTAAACAGCCAATTTATAGATAAGTATAGGTAGAACACCCAAAAATTAACCTGTTACAACTTACCACatgcttatttaaatattagtgATTTGAAAGGAACCTGTAGTTTCATGAAGCCCCAaccggccacatccggccgcggtaacaatagataagctattgtgtctcgtttttccgcgatcgaaaggaaatgtatattatttagtttaagAACAAAATCTCTGTAGTGGTTTTTACTTACACTGTTATAACACAATGATATCCTGAAACTACCACAGGCTGTTGGAAATTTAGAAGCCACCTTGTTCGGTAAAAATTTCCAACTGAAGTTGCCAGAAATCATCCTTTCTATGGCTATTTCACTTATAGCTGCTGGAATGGTACACAGAATTTGTTTTACAACCTGGTAAGTTTGTTTAGATCTGTTGCAGagttttattttctgttttcAAAATTATAACATACTTTTGTATTTTTCAGCTTAATCTTTTCGCTGATCACCATATACTACATGAATAAGTTATCCCAGAAGACTTATGCCACCACAGTCGCTGCGCCAGTACAAGTCAAAGGCAGACGTCACAAATAATTTCAATACATAatctttttataaataaaacaaatcttATTAACTTTCACATTTTATTTATGAGTACAGTATCAGTACAGTATCTCTAACATGAGTACAGTAATAATCAGAATAACCATATTCACGTGTATGGTGAACATATTTTACCTATGATTAAATGAAATTCTTAAAAGTGAAATCACTTTTAAACATAAACATACTTTTCTCTTATCTGTTAGACAAACAAAACATAAGAGTAAGTAGtccttataaattaaaaaaaaaaattaagtcatTTGAATAACTTTACATGCTCCATGAAGAAGGCATGCAATAGTTCCAtgaaatacttaaaataaatgaacCACAAAAACATTGTAATCAAACATGCAAGGAATGTTAAAGGCAATCATTTAAGGAATTTTCTTCAACGTGtagaccagcctttcccaaagtgggcgataatgcCCCtgtgtgggcgctgaaggtctaaggaaggcggtgtgggacccagaataAAAATGGGGGCATTGGGTAGAGGCATTGGGGCGGTGATTTGTAACTTAATTTCATctgaatgcattttaaattcaaaGAATGGGGGGCGCTACAAGTagcataatttgttctcaaagtgggcagtatacaaaataagtttgggaacctctgatgTAGACAAAGATGAGTGTGATATTGAATTcagcattataataattttgcatttatataagtattatattgtaCAACTTATTCTATACAACCATCAACAAAAGAGaaaggaaaatatttttgtcattataatattaaggacgGATGTAAAAACAAATGttacattcttttttttttttgttatacaaaaatcacttggccattaatcattatattgtACATTCTGCAGGATTTCTATGATCGTGGAATCAGTGCctctaatttattaatatattattgtttattgattATATTAAAGACAACCCAACTATTTATATCTTAAATCACAACTCCATTATCTAATCTACATTTGAAAGTATTGCTTATTTCAATCTACAAAGTACCTATCTAAGATAATGTttatgaaatagaataatattataactcaactgattttaattgttatcttacacattttaaaataactttagaatatttttttaaatgagaaATTCAACAAGTCCctgtacaaaaatatgttttaactaTTGACTTATAATGATATTGCACAAGGTTTCTTTGCTTCCAAATATTTGAACTCTATATtcttcttatataatattaaaaaagtaacagTCCAAAAGAGGCTAAATTATTTTAACGTGtgtctttattataataaggaacacactatacatacattttattaaaatttataataattagtcaGTGCAGCCTCTTTTGTTCTGAAGGCATGAGTGatgactaaaaatatttttccatataCTAATTTTACACATTGAAGATAAAAATAAAGGATGGAATATCACCTAACTATAATATGTAGCATATTTGTTCATGAATTGCTTAAttctgttaaaatattatattgttacacTATCTTAAATAATAATGGACAATAAAGTAAACTTTAAACAAAACATGCCTTTATAAACTTTTAGCCATAGTACAAATCTCAAAAACAATTATAATCATCTTTAATTTGGCACTTAAGAGTTAAAGATTTTTTGAATTGTTAATATGGTTCAGAGTGCTTTAGCAGAGCTCTTCTTGATTATATCTTAATTGAATCAAACTTAAGTTTATCTGACATGCAATAACAATGTACTTCAGAAAGCCCtgctataaatatttataatacgaGCAGTACAATTTTTGTCTAAGCTTAAATCTGAGAGTAATTATTCATCACATCTTTTGTTGCAAAGTAAGGCACTTTACACTTCACTCTACTGAGTAATTGACATTcatttactatttaattttaatcaataaataaattatcttcCTTTTTGGTTTCTAATACGAAATCAATCTTATGaatctatttaaataatttgatttatttaatacttaaggTACATTAAACTCTTAATATAGGTTGGGGCCTAATAAACAACCTATACTTGCTTGTTTCTAATATGCATACTATTGTTTCTCACATATGGATTCTGCAAGATTCTTGGAGTAGTCTCCATAACTCTCAATAGAAGATCATCTAAATAGTTTTCGAGATCCTTGTTCTTTTTCTTCTCAGATTCAACAtctttttgtaagttgtaaaTTGTTACAATTAAATCTTCTCGTGACATATCCTCAAATTGCTGTAAAACCGTTTTGGGTAAATTGTTAAAGGCTGGATTAACATAATCTTCCTCCACTATGTTCTCTTCTCCAACTATTATGCGTTCTTCGAGGAGCTTCTTAGGTTTGCTGTTAccaaattttttgaaaaacttaGGGCTCGGTTTTTCTTTAAGGGAATTGGGGCTATCAAGTTTTTTGTTCCTTTCCAGGCTTGATGACTTTTCTCTGTCAATCATAGTTTGGCTAATTGATTTTCTGGAATACAGTTTTTGTGACCATTCATCATCTTTATTCAGAGCCTGTGCGGGCAGTTGTGGCGCAGTGAATGTATCAAGACTTAATCGTACTGGTTTAAGCGGGGCTTGTTTCTCTGAGGCCACCAAATTGCTGCTCGTAGATCTTCTGAGAAATTCTCCACCACCCAAATTCTCCAGCGAGGCATTTACAGGAGATGGTGTATAATTTTTTACGTTTCTTGGTAAAAATGAATTGTTATTTACATTCAGAGAGCTGCCTGAACTTTTGTGGGACAGATCATCAAATGCAAATTCGTCCTCATCCTCGCTGATGACCCCGGGATCTGCTTGATCAGTTGGCAACCTCTTTGGTGTAGATGTGTCAGGAGTAGACAGAACAGAATTTCTTAAGTTACCCACACTACCACCTAGAGAAGATGAATCACTTTTCTTATCTTTTTTGTTGAGATTGATTTTTGATCCCAGGTTTTTAGCAAACTTTTTGAGGCCCTTACGTTTTTCTATGCTTCCTATGCTCATGAGACTGCCGCCGACGTTTTGGGCGATGCTCGACAAAGACGACTTGTGTTTATCTTTCTTGCTGAGGTCAGACAAACTTCCTTCTTTAACAGTGAATGCTATTTTAACCTCTAGCTCACCTCTATTTTTATCATTCTCCTTGCCAGTTTTCCCACGCAAGGGATACGATCGGTTTCTCGGTGTTTCGTATATATCGAGGTCTTTTAACGGAATAGATACTTGACCTAGTAAATGATCTTTGACAAAGTCTTCATCGTATACTTTCAAAACGATTTCTGCAGTGTTTCCCTGTGAAGGTATCCGCAATTCGCATTCCTCAAACCAATCTACGTTTTCTGTGGCCTTATGTTTAACAGAAGTTTGGAATTTATCTTTACCGAGTGATATTGTAACGAAACAGTTATTTgtaccgtttttaccttttatgAGTAATCCTTTAGCTCTTTGGACAATAACTTGGACGTGAGTTGGATCCCACATATTTTTCTGTATTTTGTGAggatttaacaataacaaatcaCATTAAACGGCAAAATATGAACAAAAACTAGATACTATTGTACACTGACACTCAAACAAAAAT of Aricia agestis chromosome 9, ilAriAges1.1, whole genome shotgun sequence contains these proteins:
- the LOC121730326 gene encoding keratinocyte-associated protein 2, with the translated sequence MAVNSATSFVLSSILTLLIFSGMQMYKPILVSSPATIILGGYLGSLLFMFIVTAVGNLEATLFGKNFQLKLPEIILSMAISLIAAGMVHRICFTTCLIFSLITIYYMNKLSQKTYATTVAAPVQVKGRRHK
- the LOC121730323 gene encoding rab11 family-interacting protein 2 gives rise to the protein MWDPTHVQVIVQRAKGLLIKGKNGTNNCFVTISLGKDKFQTSVKHKATENVDWFEECELRIPSQGNTAEIVLKVYDEDFVKDHLLGQVSIPLKDLDIYETPRNRSYPLRGKTGKENDKNRGELEVKIAFTVKEGSLSDLSKKDKHKSSLSSIAQNVGGSLMSIGSIEKRKGLKKFAKNLGSKINLNKKDKKSDSSSLGGSVGNLRNSVLSTPDTSTPKRLPTDQADPGVISEDEDEFAFDDLSHKSSGSSLNVNNNSFLPRNVKNYTPSPVNASLENLGGGEFLRRSTSSNLVASEKQAPLKPVRLSLDTFTAPQLPAQALNKDDEWSQKLYSRKSISQTMIDREKSSSLERNKKLDSPNSLKEKPSPKFFKKFGNSKPKKLLEERIIVGEENIVEEDYVNPAFNNLPKTVLQQFEDMSREDLIVTIYNLQKDVESEKKKNKDLENYLDDLLLRVMETTPRILQNPYVRNNSMHIRNKQV